The following proteins come from a genomic window of Megalobrama amblycephala isolate DHTTF-2021 linkage group LG1, ASM1881202v1, whole genome shotgun sequence:
- the ptger1c gene encoding prostaglandin E receptor 1c (subtype EP1), translating to MDILFTSSFPVLCQDSRNYNLTTLCPDNQKVNSTPPALVNPPAFGMSYFTMTLGALSNLTALGILVHSYACFRRRAKVPFLLLASALLLSDLAGHLITGALALHLHLERVKHYGAAVAVEPPQVYCKLFGACMVFFGLCPLLLGSAMAVERCIGITQPLLHPAVVTMTRVRLTVLLIAFTALTLAGLPLLNVGNYKPQFPGTWCFLPVNGPLSFTDASLALAFSILGLVTLSVSVVSNIISGLKLLQARFKDRCVKSNAARRHGFVSSSSLHSLDVEMMTQLAVITVVSCICWSPFLIYILISIDRFYKGIKRPVHQCEKLLLLALRLASWNQILDPWVYILLRRAVLRRVLQLLQPDRVVFTQSSYYRDSHRKQITSH from the exons ATGGATATTCTTTTCACCTCGTCCTTCCCCGTTTTATGCCAGGACTCTAGAAATTATAATCTCACAACTCTCTGTCCTGACAACCAAAAGGTAAACTCAACGCCTCCTGCTCTGGTTAACCCACCAGCTTTTGGGATGTCCTACTTCACCATGACCCTCGGTGCCCTCTCAAACCTAACTGCACTAGGTATCCTAGTCCATTCCTATGCCTGCTTCCGCCGACGGGCCAAAGTGCCATTCCTACTGCTGGCTTCAGCCCTGCTTCTGAGTGACCTGGCAGGTCACCTGATCACAGGGGCTTTGGCACTTCACCTCCATCTTGAAAGGGTGAAGCATTATGGGGCGGCAGTAGCAGTGGAGCCTCCTCAGGTTTACTGCAAGTTATTTGGAGCTTGCATGGTGTTTTTCGGTCTCTGCCCTCTGCTGCTGGGCAGCGCAATGGCAGTGGAGCGCTGCATAGGCATCACGCAACCTCTCCTGCACCCAGCGGTTGTCACCATGACACGCGTCCGCCTCACCGTGCTCCTGATCGCCTTCACAGCTCTCACTTTGGCGGGACTCCCTCTGCTGAACGTGGGCAACTACAAACCACAGTTTCCAGGCACCTGGTGTTTCTTACCTGTGAACGGTCCGCTTTCCTTCACTGACGCCAGCCTTGCTTTGGCTTTTTCCATACTGGGGCTTGTAACATTGAGTGTCTCAGTTGTGTCTAATATTATAAGTGGGCTGAAATTGCTCCAAGCGAGGTTTAAGGACCGATGTGTTAAGTCAAACGCTGCTCGGAGACATGGATTCGTCTCATCTTCGTCTCTGCATTCCTTGGATGTGGAAATGATGACTCAGCTGGCCGTGATAACAGTGGTCTCCTGCATCTGTTGGAGTCCATTTCTT ATTTACATCCTCATATCCATTGACAGGTTTTATAAAGGAATCAAGAGACCAGTGCATCAGTGTGAGAAGCTGCTTCTCTTGGCTCTGCGCTTGGCTAGCTGGAACCAGATTCTGGATCCATGGGTTTACATCCTCCTCCGGCGAGCGGTTCTGCGAAGAGTCCTTCAGCTGCTGCAGCCCGACAGAGTCGTGTTTACACAGAGCAGCTACTACAGAGACTCACACAGAAAGCAAATTACTTCACACTGA